A genome region from Primulina eburnea isolate SZY01 chromosome 9, ASM2296580v1, whole genome shotgun sequence includes the following:
- the LOC140840664 gene encoding uncharacterized protein, protein MALSRRNAIQELIALDEQEEEEDNLHPRTNLEVNDFVKKSEAEVLSKAQRIVLELNSDNTTRAVEKNEYVLCMRKYQNPDLLIFYPEIERTARRLRKARRDEVKAMAENRDNQNELPREVPIREYFRTVINTHYSGIARGTIAANNFELKPALINMVQQNQFGGAATTDLHLHLRTFLEITDTVKINGASDEIIRLRLFSFSLRDHARSWLQSLPLGSVTTWADLFTKFLSKYFPPAKSAQLKIDITNFRQREFEVLYEAWERYKELLRKCPNHGYADSVQLKLFYNGLDGPTRGNVDAAVGGTIFSKTPDGAYELLEQMTINSYQWPSERSGTRKPAGVYAVDPITSLTAQVSTLTAQIAAMNKQCQSTSDVALVTAEEEPIMEEAQYINNRGFGGYRGNPPPNTYHPGLRNHENFSYANKKNVLNPPPRFNTQKGEGKPSFEDLVGTFVTESGKRMARTESRLDNMETHMGSMGATMKSLETHIGQLANALKDQNKGQFPSNTEVNPREQCKAVTLRSGKEIGIQEPAEESVEILVEEDDGNDTSVREEKVEEPEKVLKQQPLPKVNLPYPQRFKKKGLDDQFAKFLEIFKKIHINIPFADALEQMPNYAKFIKDVMSKMRKLQEFETVKLTEESLTYPRGIVEDVLVKVDKFIFPADFVILDMEENQETPLIFGRPFLATGKALIDVHKGRMTKDSLEKCLLESASILDEDD, encoded by the exons ATGGCGCTTAGTAGAAGAAAT GCAATTCAAGAACTTATAGCATTAGATGagcaagaagaagaagaagataacTTACACCCCAGAACCAATCTTGAAGTCAACGATTTCGTAAAGAAATCCGAGGCCGAGGTTTTGAGCAAGGCCCAGAGAATAGTTCTTGAGCTTAACAGTGATAATACGACGAGGGCTGTTGAGAAAAATGAGTATGTTTTG TGCATGCGAAAATATCAAAATCCCGACTTGCTGATTTTttatccggagatcgaaagaactgccaGGAGATTAAGGAAAGCAAGGAGAGACGAAGTTAAAGCAATGGCAGAAAACAGAGATAATCAGAATGAGCTCCCAAGAGAGGTGCCAATCCGGGAATATTTCCGCACAGTCATCAACACTCACTACTCTGGGATAGCTCGTGGAACTATTGCTGCTAATAATTTCGAGCTAAAGCCCGCACTCatcaacatggttcaacagaaccaattTGGAGGAGCAGCCACTACAGATCTCCATCTTCACCTCAGAACTTTTCTGGAGATCACGGATACGGTAAAAATTAACGGTGCTTCTGACGAAATTATTCGATTGCGCCTATTTtcgttttctctcagggatcatGCTAGGAGCTGGCTCCAATCTCTACCGCTGGGAAGTGTTACTACTTGGGCAGATTTGTTTACGAAGTTTCTGTCAAAGTACTTTCCTCCTGCTAAGTCTGCTCAGCTGAAAATAGATATCACCAACTTCAGGCAGAGAGAGTTTGAGGTATTATATGAGGCGTGGGAGCGATACAAAGAATTACTCAGGAAGTGTCCGAATCATGGATATGCAGATTCGGTACAACTCAAGttgttttacaatggtttgGATGGACCGACTAGAGGGAATGTGGATGCAGCCGTCGGAGGTACTATTTTTTCTAAAACACCTGATGGGGCTTATGaattgcttgaacagatgaccatcaacagttatcagtggccgagTGAAAGATCTGGAACAAGGAAACCTGCTGGAGTGTATGCTGTAGACCCGATCACATCACTTACTGCACAGGTTTCGACATTGACCGCACAGATTGCAGCGATGAACAAGCAATGCCAATCTACGTCTGATGTAGCATTGGTGACTGCTGAGGAAGAGCCGATTATGGAGGAAGCTCAATACATCAACAATCGTGGCTTTGGAGGTTATCGAGGTAatcctccccctaatacttatcatccaggTTTGAGGAATCACGAGAATTTCTCTTATGCGAACAAAAAGAACGTGTTGAATCCCCCACCGAGGTTCAATACACAGAAAGGGGAAGGAAAGCCATCTTTTGAAGATCTAGTTGGTACATTTGTGACCGAGTCTGGGAAGAGAATGGCGAGAACTGAGTCTCGTCTTGATAACATGGAGACACACATGGGCAgtatgggtgccacaatgaaatcctTGGAGACACATATTGGTCAACTAGCAAACGCTTTGAAAGATCAGAATAAAGGACAGTTTCCTAGCAATACCGAGGTGAATCCTAgggagcaatgcaaagctgtcACATTGAGAAGTGGCAAGGAAATTGGCATCCAAGAGCCGGCTGAAGAGAGTGTAGAGATTCTTGTTGAGGAAGACGATGGAAATGATACAAGTGTTAGAGAAGAGAAAGTAGAGGAACCTGAGAAAGTACTTAAACAACAACCTTTACCGAAGGTAAATCTTCCATATCCACAGAGGTTCAAGAAGAAAGGGTTAGATGATCAGTTTGCAAAGTTtctggaaattttcaagaaaatacacATCAACATCCCATTTGCAGATGCATTGGAGCAAATGCCCAATTATGCTAAGTTCATCAAGGATGTGATGTCCAAAATGAGGAAGCTTCAAGAATTTGAGACCGTAAAGCTGACCGAAGA ATCACTTACCTATCCACGAGGGATAGTAGAGGATGtgctggtaaaggtagacaaattcatatttcctgctgattttgtcataTTAGATATGGAAGAAAACCAGGAGACTCCGCTTATATTTGGAAGGCCATTCCTAGCTACCGGGAAGGCattgattgatgtgcacaaag gtaggATGACGAAAGACTCTTTAGAGAAATGCTTGTTGGAATCAGCTTCTATACTGGATGAAGATGATTGA